A single window of Modestobacter italicus DNA harbors:
- a CDS encoding rhodanese-like domain-containing protein — MSRRTSRRPFSVTVVAIGPATAACAGAEPGTSTARSDTAAAADAATVTSLPPAAFATILADDDVLVINVHVPDEGSIPGTDAAIPFDEVRGRSTDLPQDLGTPVAVYCKSGRMSAQAVDALRDLGYTDVVELRGGMDARAADGRELLLAAG; from the coding sequence GTGTCCCGCAGGACCAGCCGCCGCCCGTTCTCCGTGACGGTCGTGGCAATCGGCCCGGCGACCGCGGCCTGTGCCGGGGCCGAGCCGGGCACCTCGACCGCCCGATCCGACACTGCTGCAGCGGCGGACGCCGCGACGGTCACATCTCTGCCGCCGGCGGCGTTCGCCACCATTCTCGCCGATGACGACGTGCTGGTCATCAACGTGCACGTGCCGGACGAGGGCTCGATCCCGGGCACGGACGCCGCCATCCCCTTCGACGAGGTCCGTGGCCGATCCACGGATCTGCCGCAGGACCTGGGCACCCCCGTGGCGGTGTACTGCAAGAGCGGTCGCATGAGCGCGCAGGCGGTCGACGCCCTGCGGGACCTCGGCTACACCGACGTCGTCGAGCTGCGCGGTGGGATGGACGCCCGGGCGGCCGACGGCCGGGAGCTGCTC
- a CDS encoding response regulator transcription factor translates to MVTVLVVDDEAKIRELVGAYLKRDGHSVLLAQTGLEALDMAERLAPDLLVLDLGLPDIPGEDLLRLLRRSSDVPVIMLTARAGEGDRVAGLRLGADDYVTKPFSPRELMARVEAVLRRAGGSTAGRNPTYGNGRLAVDGERREVSLDGVPVALTRTEFDLLATLVSRPGRAWSRYELVSRVQGHGYEGYERTVDAHVKNLRRKLRDDPRTPVFVLTVPGIGYKFGPSADD, encoded by the coding sequence ATGGTGACGGTTCTGGTGGTGGACGACGAGGCCAAGATCCGTGAGCTCGTGGGTGCGTATCTGAAGCGTGATGGGCACAGCGTCCTCCTCGCGCAGACCGGGCTGGAGGCCCTGGACATGGCGGAACGCTTGGCCCCGGATCTGCTCGTGCTGGACCTCGGTCTGCCCGACATCCCCGGTGAGGACCTGCTCCGCCTGCTCCGCCGGTCCAGCGACGTCCCCGTGATCATGCTGACCGCCCGGGCCGGCGAGGGGGACCGCGTGGCGGGCCTGCGGCTGGGGGCCGACGACTACGTGACCAAGCCGTTCAGCCCGCGCGAGCTGATGGCGCGGGTCGAGGCGGTGCTGCGCCGTGCCGGCGGAAGCACCGCAGGCCGGAATCCCACCTACGGCAACGGCCGACTGGCCGTGGACGGCGAGCGCCGCGAGGTGTCGCTGGACGGCGTGCCGGTGGCCCTCACCCGCACCGAGTTCGACCTGCTGGCGACGCTGGTGTCCCGTCCCGGCCGGGCGTGGAGCCGCTACGAGCTGGTCAGCCGGGTGCAGGGCCACGGCTACGAGGGGTACGAGCGAACGGTCGACGCGCACGTGAAGAACCTGCGGCGCAAGCTGCGGGACGACCCGCGCACGCCGGTCTTCGTCCTCACCGTGCCGGGCATCGGCTACAAGTTCGGTCCGTCCGCCGATGACTAG
- a CDS encoding ATP-binding protein has protein sequence MGRRLGFGFAVIGVGTALLSALFVNVAFSNRFDSYLEQQRSARVQQIAGAVTGVYESARRWDGARMDELAPALAMAGADVVLTDVGGRTIWSTDRSGSEMAEMHRAMTESGPLTEPVSVPVTVDGRQRATLEVSLPEGSVPVADQQFRAGVNRLLLAGGLVVAVVASALGLVFARRVTRPVAELTAAARDLHAGNRDRRAAVTGRDEVAQLGQAFNELAESAQRQEVLRQSFAADVAHELRTPLAILRSQLEAVQDGVLNLTPALVTSLHEETLRLGRLVADLETLTTAEAVSFSLERVPVDVADVVRSVVTGLGPRLTDAGLTLDPRLVPAPVCGDPTRLAQVVTNLLTNAMKFVPAGGRVTVTTDVVADRVRLTVRDDGPGIPDGELSRVFDRYFRGSGAGANGSGVGLAVVAALVQAHGGAVEAANACGGGAVLGVTLPLAGQDPGVTASGRSAGSPQLTAVTEP, from the coding sequence TTGGGGCGTCGCCTCGGGTTCGGGTTCGCCGTCATCGGCGTGGGTACCGCGCTGCTCTCGGCGCTCTTCGTCAACGTCGCCTTCAGCAACCGGTTCGACAGCTACCTGGAGCAGCAGCGCTCCGCGCGCGTGCAGCAGATCGCCGGTGCCGTGACCGGTGTCTACGAGAGCGCCCGGCGCTGGGACGGCGCGCGTATGGACGAGCTCGCGCCGGCCCTCGCGATGGCCGGCGCCGACGTCGTGCTCACCGACGTCGGTGGCCGGACGATCTGGTCCACGGACCGGAGCGGATCCGAGATGGCCGAGATGCACCGCGCCATGACGGAGTCGGGACCACTGACCGAACCGGTCTCCGTGCCGGTCACGGTGGACGGCCGGCAGCGCGCCACCCTGGAGGTGAGCCTGCCCGAGGGCAGCGTCCCGGTGGCCGACCAGCAGTTCCGCGCCGGCGTCAACCGGCTGCTGCTGGCCGGGGGCCTGGTGGTCGCCGTGGTGGCCTCCGCGCTCGGGCTGGTGTTCGCCCGCCGGGTCACCCGGCCGGTGGCGGAGCTGACCGCCGCCGCCCGAGATCTGCACGCCGGCAACCGCGACCGCCGCGCCGCCGTTACCGGGCGGGACGAGGTGGCCCAACTAGGCCAGGCCTTCAACGAGCTCGCCGAGTCCGCCCAACGGCAGGAGGTGCTCCGGCAGTCCTTCGCCGCGGACGTCGCCCACGAGCTGCGGACGCCGCTGGCGATCCTGCGCAGCCAGCTGGAAGCCGTCCAGGACGGCGTCCTGAACCTGACCCCCGCGCTCGTCACCTCCCTGCACGAGGAGACGCTGCGCCTGGGCCGCCTCGTCGCGGATCTCGAGACGCTGACCACCGCGGAGGCGGTGTCGTTCTCCCTGGAGCGGGTGCCCGTGGACGTCGCCGACGTCGTCCGGTCGGTCGTGACCGGCCTCGGGCCGCGCCTCACCGACGCGGGACTGACCCTCGATCCGCGGCTGGTCCCCGCCCCGGTGTGCGGCGACCCGACCAGGTTGGCGCAGGTGGTCACCAACCTGCTGACGAACGCGATGAAGTTCGTCCCGGCGGGTGGTCGCGTGACGGTCACCACCGACGTCGTCGCCGACCGGGTGCGACTGACCGTCCGGGACGACGGCCCCGGGATCCCGGACGGCGAGCTGTCCCGGGTCTTCGACCGGTACTTCCGCGGCAGCGGTGCGGGGGCCAACGGCTCGGGTGTTGGGCTGGCGGTCGTGGCGGCGCTCGTCCAGGCGCACGGTGGTGCCGTCGAGGCCGCCAACGCCTGTGGGGGCGGGGCCGTCCTCGGGGTCACGCTGCCGCTGGCCGGCCAGGACCCCGGCGTGACCGCCTCCGGGAGGTCGGCCGGCTCGCCCCAGCTGACCGCAGTCACGGAGCCATGA
- a CDS encoding class I SAM-dependent methyltransferase translates to MDETARVRDLYEEQAPYYDRVIAVAERLLFAGGREWACRHAHGDVLEVGVGTGRNLRCLPEGIALSGIELSPAMLARAEERARRLGRTADLRVGDAQRLPFADATFDTVLATLTLCSIPDDVTAVAEMARVLRPGGRLVLLDHVASPSPVVRGVQRLLEPLFLRLAADHLLREPEDAVRRAGLVIEELSRSRAGLVLRLTARRP, encoded by the coding sequence ATGGACGAGACCGCGCGGGTGCGTGACCTCTATGAGGAGCAGGCGCCGTACTACGACCGCGTCATCGCCGTCGCCGAACGGCTGCTCTTCGCCGGAGGGCGGGAGTGGGCCTGCCGGCACGCGCACGGCGACGTCCTCGAGGTCGGGGTCGGCACCGGCCGCAACCTGCGCTGCTTGCCCGAGGGGATCGCGCTCAGCGGGATCGAGCTCAGCCCGGCCATGCTGGCGCGGGCCGAGGAACGCGCCCGGCGCCTCGGCCGGACAGCCGACCTGCGGGTCGGGGATGCGCAGCGCTTGCCGTTCGCCGACGCCACGTTCGACACCGTGCTGGCGACCCTGACCCTGTGCAGCATCCCGGACGACGTGACCGCGGTGGCCGAGATGGCGCGCGTGCTGCGCCCGGGCGGCCGACTGGTGCTGCTCGATCACGTGGCCAGTCCGTCGCCGGTGGTGCGTGGGGTGCAGCGGCTGCTCGAACCCCTCTTCCTGCGCCTGGCCGCCGATCATCTCCTGCGCGAGCCCGAGGACGCCGTGCGGCGGGCCGGCCTGGTGATCGAGGAGCTGAGCCGCTCCCGGGCGGGCCTGGTGCTGCGTCTGACGGCCCGCAGACCCTGA
- a CDS encoding WD40/YVTN/BNR-like repeat-containing protein gives MPTTARPSRTTGGRPSRVERQRAAAEERAAAARRAARRRAQLRWAVAAAAALAVAAAVTFFAVRGDDAPGQAAAAPVVGGDLHTLTAVGDALYVGGHAAVAVSRDGGRRWQQISSLDNADAMGWAQTTDALLAGGHPGLFRSTDGGTSFTQLTGASAVPDAHALGSVGDTVYLGSPQAGFRVSEDGGATWETRDAEAGRSFMGTILVDPADPQRLLAPDMSSGLLASSDGGRSWSPLGGPEGAMAAAWDPTDIDRLVVVGMSDSALSTDGGQSWEPLSVPTGTTAVTFSGDGTTMYTAALDGDVAVTSASTDGGRTWTRL, from the coding sequence ATGCCCACGACCGCTCGCCCTTCCCGGACGACAGGCGGGCGCCCATCCCGCGTCGAGCGCCAGCGGGCGGCCGCCGAGGAGCGGGCCGCCGCGGCCCGGCGCGCCGCGCGGCGTCGCGCGCAGCTTCGCTGGGCGGTGGCCGCGGCCGCCGCCCTGGCGGTCGCGGCAGCCGTCACCTTCTTCGCCGTCCGCGGGGACGACGCCCCGGGTCAGGCGGCGGCCGCGCCTGTCGTGGGCGGCGACCTGCACACCCTGACCGCGGTCGGCGACGCCCTCTACGTCGGCGGTCACGCCGCCGTGGCCGTGTCCCGCGACGGCGGCCGGCGGTGGCAGCAGATCTCCTCACTCGACAACGCCGACGCCATGGGCTGGGCCCAGACCACCGACGCACTGCTGGCCGGCGGCCATCCCGGACTGTTCCGGTCCACCGACGGCGGCACGTCGTTCACCCAGCTCACAGGAGCCAGCGCCGTTCCGGACGCGCACGCCCTCGGATCCGTCGGCGACACGGTCTACCTCGGCTCCCCGCAGGCCGGCTTCCGGGTCAGCGAGGACGGCGGCGCCACCTGGGAGACCCGCGACGCCGAGGCGGGCCGCAGCTTCATGGGCACGATCCTCGTCGACCCGGCCGATCCGCAGCGCCTGCTGGCCCCCGACATGTCCAGCGGGCTGCTCGCCAGCTCCGACGGCGGTCGGAGCTGGTCACCGCTGGGTGGGCCGGAGGGCGCGATGGCCGCCGCCTGGGACCCCACGGACATCGACCGGCTCGTCGTCGTCGGGATGTCCGACAGTGCGCTCAGCACCGACGGCGGGCAGTCGTGGGAACCGCTGTCCGTGCCGACGGGCACCACGGCGGTGACCTTCTCCGGGGACGGGACGACGATGTACACCGCTGCTCTGGACGGCGACGTCGCCGTGACGTCGGCCAGCACGGACGGCGGCCGGACCTGGACCCGCCTGTGA
- a CDS encoding copper resistance D family protein: MVPSGTREAATKAQRHGPLSWVVVLLAGSVCVAVVVAVGSIARVPGSGLAALDEWVPWLLPAARLAGDLAAAATVGCLVAAAVLLTERGVLAPAGYRWLLRATWPAVAWGASAVLLLPGLLVEFLNTDLSQVSFLALVAFVRDTPFGAAQAATAALAAVVAVGSRVVLTTAGARVLLVLALLAVVPPAVAEYAEADGTGVPVAIAATGMVLHVLAALVWSGTLAALLLTRLSSRDLVTAVRRYSRAAPLLVLVVGGSGLLTAAADLEDPGQWLQTAYGRVVLLKIAGFAALVGVGWWHRRRTLPALASGQAGAFRRIAAVELLVFAITFGLAVGLSRTPAPVHAPAESEMSQPALLAR, translated from the coding sequence ATGGTGCCGAGCGGAACGAGGGAAGCGGCCACGAAGGCGCAGCGGCACGGACCGCTCTCCTGGGTCGTGGTCCTGCTCGCCGGCTCGGTGTGCGTCGCCGTGGTGGTCGCCGTCGGGTCGATTGCGCGGGTTCCCGGCAGCGGACTCGCGGCCCTCGACGAGTGGGTGCCGTGGCTGCTGCCGGCCGCTCGGTTGGCAGGGGACCTGGCCGCCGCGGCGACGGTGGGTTGCCTGGTGGCCGCGGCCGTCCTGCTGACCGAGCGAGGGGTCCTCGCCCCGGCGGGCTACCGCTGGCTGCTCCGGGCGACCTGGCCGGCGGTGGCGTGGGGCGCGTCCGCGGTTCTCCTGCTGCCGGGCCTCCTGGTGGAGTTCCTCAACACCGACCTCTCGCAGGTCTCGTTCCTCGCGCTGGTGGCCTTCGTCCGGGACACTCCGTTCGGTGCGGCCCAGGCCGCCACCGCCGCCCTGGCAGCGGTCGTGGCCGTCGGCAGCCGCGTGGTGCTGACCACCGCCGGAGCGCGCGTGCTCCTCGTTCTCGCCCTGCTGGCCGTCGTGCCGCCCGCGGTCGCGGAGTACGCGGAAGCCGACGGCACGGGCGTGCCGGTCGCCATCGCGGCCACCGGCATGGTGCTCCACGTCCTCGCCGCACTGGTGTGGTCCGGAACGTTGGCGGCCCTGCTGCTTACCCGGCTGTCCTCTCGGGACCTCGTCACCGCGGTGCGCCGCTACAGCCGCGCAGCGCCGCTCCTGGTCCTGGTCGTCGGCGGCAGCGGGCTCCTGACGGCCGCGGCGGACCTGGAGGATCCCGGTCAGTGGCTGCAGACGGCATACGGCAGGGTCGTCCTGCTCAAGATCGCCGGCTTCGCGGCCCTCGTCGGCGTGGGGTGGTGGCACCGCCGCCGGACCCTTCCGGCGCTCGCGTCCGGGCAGGCCGGCGCCTTCCGGCGCATCGCGGCGGTCGAGCTCCTCGTGTTCGCGATCACCTTCGGGCTGGCCGTGGGGTTGTCCCGGACGCCTGCGCCCGTCCACGCGCCGGCCGAGAGCGAGATGAGCCAACCCGCACTGCTCGCCCGCTGA
- a CDS encoding TlpA family protein disulfide reductase has protein sequence MRLVALAVVALVIGVAAVLGSRIQQDPTLVDSPLIGRAAPDLTLPDLEGSGAVSLSDLRGQVVVVNFWASWCVPCRNEHPVLVAANDAYKDAGVTFVGVDFQDRQESAVAFLDELGRGEGYRYVTDPGSRAALEFGVYGVPETFFIDRTGTIVAKITGESDSGLLAEVLDAILAGREPRSRTGGTVQPGPGQDPIG, from the coding sequence GTGCGGCTCGTGGCCCTGGCCGTCGTCGCTCTGGTGATCGGTGTGGCGGCCGTACTGGGCAGCCGCATCCAGCAGGACCCGACCCTGGTGGACAGCCCGCTGATCGGCCGGGCCGCCCCGGATCTCACCCTGCCCGACCTCGAGGGGTCGGGTGCCGTGTCCCTGTCCGACCTGCGCGGTCAGGTCGTCGTCGTCAACTTCTGGGCCTCCTGGTGCGTGCCCTGCCGCAACGAGCACCCGGTCCTCGTCGCCGCCAACGACGCCTACAAGGACGCCGGGGTCACCTTCGTCGGAGTCGACTTCCAGGACCGGCAGGAATCCGCCGTGGCGTTCCTCGACGAGCTGGGCCGCGGTGAGGGATATCGGTACGTCACGGACCCCGGCTCTCGGGCGGCCCTCGAGTTCGGCGTCTACGGGGTGCCGGAGACGTTCTTCATCGACCGCACCGGAACGATCGTCGCCAAGATCACCGGCGAGTCGGACAGCGGGCTGCTGGCCGAGGTGCTGGATGCGATTCTCGCCGGCCGCGAGCCCCGCTCGCGGACAGGGGGCACGGTCCAACCGGGCCCCGGGCAGGACCCGATCGGGTGA
- a CDS encoding tetratricopeptide repeat protein, producing MTVDRLRLEQERDQALRDLLDLERQVGDGELPADVADGLRQTYERTAATALAVLAAPTPDGEGATSVTDRSSGRGRWAAYGLAVAVALFAAVVLLPVYLGERPTGGTVTGNEALGSVAPGTGQDAAPRDLSTVTNEEMEDVVAQNPDVLDMRLALAHRYLDDGDYLAAARHYLVALDREPRNVEAQSHYGWLLMQAGEPDQAIEYVDRALAQDPRAVEALWFKANIALYGLSDPAGALTVLEQLQQRTDIEPGTRSQVETLIAEARAQGGNG from the coding sequence GTGACGGTCGACCGGTTGCGCCTGGAACAGGAGCGGGACCAGGCGTTGCGCGATCTCCTCGACCTGGAGCGGCAGGTCGGCGACGGTGAGCTTCCCGCCGACGTCGCCGACGGCTTGCGGCAGACGTACGAGCGGACGGCGGCCACGGCACTCGCCGTGCTGGCCGCACCGACGCCCGACGGGGAGGGCGCCACCTCGGTGACCGACCGGTCGTCCGGGCGGGGGCGGTGGGCGGCGTACGGCCTCGCCGTCGCCGTCGCGCTGTTCGCCGCGGTCGTGCTGCTCCCGGTCTATCTCGGCGAGCGGCCGACCGGCGGGACTGTGACCGGTAACGAGGCCCTGGGCTCGGTCGCGCCCGGCACGGGTCAGGACGCCGCCCCGCGGGACCTGTCCACCGTCACCAACGAGGAGATGGAGGACGTCGTCGCGCAGAATCCCGACGTGCTCGACATGCGCCTGGCGCTGGCTCATCGCTACCTCGACGACGGCGACTACCTCGCCGCCGCCCGCCATTACCTGGTCGCGTTGGATCGCGAGCCCCGCAACGTCGAGGCGCAGTCACACTACGGATGGCTGCTGATGCAGGCCGGGGAGCCGGATCAGGCCATCGAGTACGTCGACCGGGCACTCGCGCAGGACCCGCGGGCGGTGGAGGCGCTCTGGTTCAAGGCCAACATCGCGCTCTACGGCCTGTCCGATCCCGCCGGCGCGCTCACCGTGCTCGAGCAGCTCCAGCAGCGGACCGACATCGAGCCGGGGACCCGGAGTCAGGTGGAGACCCTGATCGCCGAGGCCCGCGCCCAGGGCGGCAACGGATGA
- a CDS encoding cytochrome c-type biogenesis protein yields MPDRVRRVGVLGAIIVLLGVAVAGLVFGTGRPTDRAYELEQRLRCPVCKSVSIAESMSDTAVAMRATVSEQIEAGRSDQEIVAYFTERYGDWILLDPPAGGDTLPLWLIPLGVAAVAVVLVLTRRRPADEQGQLSDADRERVAEAVAGMRATADEEDRL; encoded by the coding sequence GTGCCTGACCGGGTCCGGCGGGTGGGCGTGCTGGGCGCGATCATCGTGCTCCTCGGCGTGGCCGTGGCCGGCCTGGTGTTCGGGACCGGCCGGCCCACCGACCGGGCGTACGAGCTCGAGCAGCGACTGCGCTGCCCGGTCTGCAAGTCGGTGTCCATCGCCGAGTCCATGTCGGACACGGCCGTGGCCATGCGCGCCACCGTCAGCGAGCAGATCGAGGCCGGGCGCTCCGACCAGGAGATCGTCGCGTATTTCACCGAGCGCTACGGCGACTGGATCCTCCTCGACCCGCCGGCGGGCGGTGACACGCTGCCGCTGTGGTTGATCCCGCTGGGGGTCGCGGCGGTCGCGGTCGTGCTGGTCCTCACCCGCCGACGACCCGCCGACGAGCAGGGGCAGCTGAGCGACGCCGACCGGGAGCGGGTCGCCGAGGCAGTTGCCGGCATGCGCGCCACCGCCGACGAGGAGGACCGGCTGTGA
- a CDS encoding heme lyase CcmF/NrfE family subunit, translating into MTPILAAAGWTGAALGAASSLVLAVLGLRAQRRPESVDRGHLKAAVQCLVGGAVLAMAALEVALLTDDFGITYVAENHSRATNVLYSITGAWSALEGSIVLWALILAGYTAVVLRQVRSTDDRLGTGALAVMGLVGVFFFGLVATVANPFRQETVPPVDGAGGNPLLQDHVMVAFHPPMLYLGYVGFTVPFAFAMSALLLKQGGVDWLRRTRRANLVAWTSLTAGLVLGAWWSYEVLGWGGYWAWDPVENAALIPWLVATAFIHSAVVQVKRGMLQAWNFVLVLATFSLTILGTFLTRSSVVVSVHSFSQSPIGPALLGFFVLVLVVGFTLFALRGERIASMSRPESLLSREGAFLVNNLLLSLFAFVVLLGTVYPILVEAITGSQVSVGRPFFDRMAVPLSFALLLAMGAGPFMPYRRATGALLWNRLRIPLLAGSAAGAAVVVAGVRSAGVVAVVLLAVTIAAATVRQFVVTVPSATPRAALNLLRGQRAYWGGQLAHLGVSVVAVAIAVSGGLATRASANLEQGKPLEFGGYSVTFEKTEEHREADRLITDAHLVFRTGDRVDFVATPRLTAFDNQPQAIGAPSVWTRPGGDIYVALSNLESQSVAVNLYEYPLMSWLWAGGVLMAAGGVWALGGRRRRPAATTPPPVSDPVEGVGRA; encoded by the coding sequence ATGACCCCGATCCTCGCGGCCGCCGGCTGGACCGGGGCGGCTCTCGGTGCAGCGTCGTCGCTGGTGCTGGCCGTTCTCGGGCTGCGCGCCCAGCGACGTCCGGAGTCCGTCGACCGCGGTCATCTGAAGGCGGCCGTGCAGTGCCTGGTGGGTGGCGCCGTGCTGGCCATGGCGGCGCTGGAGGTCGCGCTGCTGACCGACGACTTCGGCATCACCTACGTCGCCGAGAACCACTCCCGCGCCACGAACGTGCTGTACAGCATCACCGGGGCCTGGTCGGCGCTGGAGGGCAGCATCGTCCTCTGGGCCCTGATCCTGGCGGGCTACACCGCCGTCGTACTCCGGCAGGTCCGCAGCACCGACGACCGGCTCGGAACGGGTGCGCTGGCCGTCATGGGCCTGGTCGGGGTCTTCTTCTTCGGCCTCGTGGCGACCGTCGCCAACCCCTTCCGCCAGGAGACCGTCCCCCCGGTCGACGGCGCCGGCGGCAACCCGCTGCTGCAGGACCACGTGATGGTGGCCTTCCACCCGCCGATGCTCTACCTCGGCTACGTGGGCTTCACGGTGCCCTTCGCGTTCGCGATGTCGGCGCTGCTGCTCAAGCAGGGAGGCGTCGACTGGCTGCGCCGCACCCGGCGGGCCAACCTCGTCGCCTGGACCTCGCTCACGGCGGGGCTGGTCCTCGGCGCGTGGTGGTCCTACGAGGTGTTGGGCTGGGGCGGCTACTGGGCCTGGGACCCGGTGGAGAACGCGGCACTCATCCCCTGGCTCGTCGCGACGGCCTTCATCCACTCCGCGGTCGTCCAGGTCAAGCGCGGCATGCTGCAGGCCTGGAACTTCGTCTTGGTGCTGGCCACCTTCTCCTTGACCATCCTGGGCACCTTCCTCACCCGCTCCTCGGTGGTCGTCTCCGTGCACAGCTTCTCGCAGTCGCCGATCGGCCCGGCACTGCTGGGCTTCTTCGTGCTGGTGCTGGTCGTGGGATTCACGCTGTTCGCCCTGCGCGGCGAGCGGATCGCCTCGATGTCCCGCCCGGAGTCCCTGCTCAGCCGCGAGGGTGCGTTCCTGGTGAACAACCTCCTCCTGAGCCTGTTCGCCTTCGTGGTGCTGCTGGGCACGGTGTACCCGATCCTGGTCGAGGCGATCACCGGCAGCCAGGTCTCGGTCGGCCGGCCCTTCTTCGACCGGATGGCCGTGCCGCTGTCCTTTGCCCTCCTGCTGGCCATGGGGGCGGGCCCGTTCATGCCCTATCGCAGGGCCACCGGGGCGCTCCTGTGGAACCGGCTGCGGATCCCGTTGCTCGCCGGCAGCGCCGCGGGCGCGGCCGTGGTGGTGGCCGGCGTCCGTTCCGCCGGCGTGGTCGCCGTGGTGCTCCTCGCGGTCACCATCGCCGCGGCCACCGTCCGGCAGTTCGTCGTCACCGTGCCCAGCGCCACGCCGCGAGCGGCGCTCAACCTGCTCCGCGGTCAGCGCGCCTACTGGGGCGGCCAGCTGGCCCACCTCGGCGTGTCAGTGGTCGCCGTGGCCATCGCCGTCTCCGGTGGCCTGGCGACCCGGGCCTCGGCGAACCTCGAGCAGGGGAAGCCACTCGAATTCGGTGGCTACTCGGTCACCTTCGAGAAGACGGAGGAGCACCGCGAGGCCGATCGGCTGATCACCGACGCGCACCTGGTCTTCCGCACCGGTGACCGGGTCGACTTCGTCGCCACCCCACGGCTGACCGCGTTCGACAACCAGCCGCAGGCGATCGGCGCACCGTCGGTGTGGACCCGGCCCGGCGGCGACATCTACGTGGCGCTGTCGAACCTGGAATCGCAGTCGGTGGCGGTCAACCTGTACGAGTACCCGCTCATGTCCTGGTTGTGGGCCGGTGGCGTGCTCATGGCCGCCGGTGGGGTGTGGGCGCTGGGGGGACGTCGTCGCCGTCCCGCAGCGACGACGCCGCCCCCGGTGAGCGACCCGGTGGAGGGGGTCGGACGTGCCTGA
- a CDS encoding cytochrome c maturation protein CcmE, whose translation MRRYRLAALAVLGVAVVLLGVLFVGNINGNLVYFLTPDEALAQKADFADDRRLQIGGLVQEDSVESAPDGLRFVVVSGTEPGAAAVPVAYEGSPAQLFRPGIGVVLEGSWNGGTFDADTMIVKHDENYRAPDADPAPAAENAP comes from the coding sequence GTGAGGCGCTACCGGCTCGCCGCGCTGGCCGTGCTCGGCGTGGCCGTCGTCCTCCTCGGCGTCCTGTTCGTCGGCAACATCAACGGCAACCTCGTGTACTTCCTGACGCCAGATGAGGCGCTGGCGCAGAAGGCGGACTTCGCCGACGACCGCCGCCTTCAGATCGGTGGCCTGGTCCAGGAGGACAGCGTCGAGTCGGCCCCCGACGGTCTTCGCTTCGTCGTGGTCTCGGGCACCGAACCCGGAGCCGCGGCGGTGCCGGTGGCGTACGAGGGTTCCCCCGCCCAGCTCTTCCGGCCGGGGATCGGGGTCGTCCTGGAAGGATCGTGGAACGGCGGCACCTTCGATGCCGACACCATGATCGTCAAGCACGACGAGAACTACCGGGCACCGGACGCCGACCCGGCACCTGCCGCCGAGAACGCCCCATGA
- the ccsA gene encoding cytochrome c biogenesis protein CcsA — protein MRSLSRHLTPVAVLAMAAGLAAALTAPPDQLQGDLQRLMYVHVPAAWLAYLSFAITFGASVGWLWKRTARLDRLAAASAEVGVFFTGLTIVLGSVWGKPVWGVWWTWDPRLVTTALMFFVYLGYLALRRATLDPTVRARRAAVFGVLAFAQVPVVHMSVIWWRALHQPPTVLKPGDPSIDHWMLAVLMLNVLAFTAVYAVLLRSRIRLAADEEGLAAAQDAATADLAGAAVMAPDYGRKAGPGV, from the coding sequence GTGAGATCGCTCTCGCGACACCTGACCCCGGTGGCCGTCCTGGCCATGGCCGCCGGTCTGGCCGCGGCGCTCACCGCGCCACCGGACCAGTTGCAGGGCGACCTGCAGCGGCTGATGTACGTGCACGTCCCCGCCGCATGGCTGGCCTACCTCAGCTTCGCGATCACCTTCGGCGCGAGCGTCGGCTGGCTGTGGAAGCGGACGGCTCGGCTGGACCGGTTGGCGGCGGCCAGCGCGGAGGTCGGCGTCTTCTTCACCGGCCTCACCATCGTGCTGGGATCGGTGTGGGGGAAGCCGGTGTGGGGCGTGTGGTGGACCTGGGACCCCCGCCTGGTGACGACGGCGCTGATGTTCTTCGTCTACCTGGGTTACCTGGCGCTGCGCCGGGCCACGCTCGACCCCACCGTGCGAGCCCGACGCGCCGCCGTCTTCGGCGTCCTGGCCTTCGCGCAGGTACCCGTCGTCCACATGTCGGTGATCTGGTGGCGCGCGCTGCACCAGCCGCCCACGGTGCTCAAGCCCGGTGACCCGAGCATCGACCACTGGATGCTCGCCGTCCTGATGCTCAACGTCCTCGCGTTCACGGCGGTCTACGCCGTCCTGCTCCGGTCCCGCATCCGGCTGGCAGCCGACGAGGAGGGTCTCGCGGCCGCCCAGGATGCCGCCACGGCCGACCTGGCCGGGGCCGCCGTGATGGCTCCCGACTACGGAAGGAAGGCTGGGCCTGGTGTCTGA